From a region of the Asterias amurensis chromosome 2, ASM3211899v1 genome:
- the LOC139933913 gene encoding uncharacterized protein, which produces MSSQEDDEWVHQRRRKAPQKGASLLSLESRAFSDDGSILGGRSSSDVYQSGRQRTNILSETFLQSKTNNIHVKDWKPIFRDLVSPFIKNVDVLIGEIEKDNQNDSREQKYQALVKWKGIRPGDDEDKYEALKATLKKHHCWEDSGQELESVNTGGATKKKPKQKDTGARPKVRPKVKHEVDNEGILTIGLEGSTEPLLQVQLKDDSGIDEVVLADFLLISVITPSFANINVQMNLTELEERFDDKYGTKGLQFKNIGVGSIEMYVRDRSRRTKLITMDKEKFVQVVNDDKSKLRVLPLVGDNYESDNSGKYGKPSEQSLHTTELCEWHPAKSKKITKQIHKSVSETPTTHKLYCQMPDAKQFAKLIAKSGDTSVKFRTEKEYSGESGSITFTKDVVAWWNTPRNGDVFLIIGVKGCSSPPHELIGLQNRRINADYQAMFQRCFSHTPTFYYSEVEYSDKVFGVVGIPNSKGSGEVCWATETKGDDWTQNNILFCDGGTIMPANQKHQDQIYKWFHSTPDKTSSHRSSRNGEDEAWEEFLQKLDLENQPRRSYCLLASKCSNETRNLQALAKFSWLQVWDFDPDSRESGFLAVCEADLQERLAVRTWNDAPQDSLSESFLEWLFVRGLTKREDSLVPCSVREWVSRVGKHLDNYCDLLSTHCEDKPLTIVVVWYGSKDILRHLKRTLQKLDEHITSGITYIICMQQTPADDDSCNLMKELCHELEITKVIEISLDRLCFGMLSIVDDQPHADIVRHLPGSVGSISNRDSRWLHEELEVLYKSDELLKQGNVTPGEVFLRGGTLNWQEMHIGIFDAKRNLLKELDAFLQCRLHKGSSCIVTLYHEPGAGGTTLSRRILWDFHDQFPCVCALADVLDPSKIFQRLESLYCQTKTPILLVVDGQESRLLQELFEMTQGKIHIVILSVQRYTKAIGNQTHAKDKFWLKGEVDSCEAQRFNAVFSQITKGRVKLQLQKLVREVDEKTKKHFVYEFGLTAYNEDYKGLRPYVRGYLALKRNEALNDWQTAVGYLALAFFYGHKCIPCNIFSLLFGKKDTEIVSACDVLTHSGKQFVLEDTRKCTWRITHHAVAKEILEQILTEGSPSNGEGNDLSNRARRNLREFAKEFLTYASKRLKYSKPDPSSYFMRTLRAIFIHRDYKEIGQDQYKRELLSRLMCDIQDTSELKKLDLMEHLVKCFPSDPTFVSHLGRACNIYTHDFEKSLAHLTKAKELRQLEIKAEKYHHSDTTNQGESMQDAILCTIYHNLGNLHHDKIKSLIGGGKLKDRKHYIGKPDQHDLFREVCKYASSAIHNFSTCRQHLKKGMDESYGYIGEVKVRLHIADYVATCYEQGGYYGFLTSENNSAEAKELVESCFSRVNVLLRQYQDLMKTTRQPETDELDSCLNWFSAIFDDPGTALKYWKGREDVDSYRGKIAIYTLKHNGKRSARRTTTHILNNITSGDDVEKIVELYEKIFREAYRRSISIDVSAEVSDWIVAIRNTSLQSTVYSMSEKVLPQVKHCHSLTPQSIMTLYYLYVVNTTLALLTQKKVYLLESKSLLGKMEEKKTTVNRIHRKFAWEWLRTNKEKSIHCLVHRSCLGSWNSEKRFWQDESAHAKLQVCTGVIKSCEMPFHGQIAITTGGLHQTGTTSSLIAVYVPKHYGLFGKNYLNREVEFFIGFNIEHGIEAFNVCELKKGHCDHCKITVTVSRLKQRVRKLCHKCGHRLLEISST; this is translated from the exons ATGAGCAGTCAAGAAGATGACGAGTGGGTGCatcaaagaagaagaaaggcTCCACAAAAAG gtgcATCTTTACTGTCACTAGAAAGCAGGGCATTCTCAGATGATGGATCCATCCTTGGAGGGAGATCTAGTAGTGATGTTTACCAATCAG GTAGGCAACGAACCAATATATTGAGCGAAACATTTCTTCAAAGCAAGACAAATAATATTCATGTCAAGGATTGGAAACCAATATTCCGGGATCTTGTCAGCCCCTTTATTAAAAACGTAGATGTTCTCATTGGTGAGATTGAGAAGGATAATCAGAATGACAGCAGAGAGCAGAAGTATCAGGCACTGGTGAAGTGGAAGGGAATCAGGCCTGGAGATGATGAGGATAAATACGAAGCTCTGAAGGCAACCCTTAAGAAACATCACTGCTGGGAGGACAGTGGTCAAGAGCTGGAGAGTGTGAATACTGGTGGAGCTACAAAGAAGAAACCAAAACAGAAAGACA CTGGAGCAAGGCCAAAAGTACGTCCAAAAGTTAAGCATGAAGTTGATAATGAGGGAATTCTCACTATTGGACTGGAAGGGAGTACAGAACCATTGCTTCAAGTACAACTAAAGG ATGACTCGGGAATTGATGAAGTTGTACTTGCAGATTTTCTGTTGATTTCCGTCATTACCCCAAGCTTTGCCAACATCAATGTTCAGATGAACTTAACAGAGTTGGAAGAACGCTTTGATGACAAATACGGCACCAAAGGGCTACAATTTAAGAACATTGGTGTTGGAAGCATAGAGATGTATGTAAGAGATAGAAGTAGACGCACGAAGTTAATAACAATGGACAAAGAGAAGTTCGTTCAAGTAGTTAATGACGATAAGAGCAAGCTTCGTGTTTTACCACTAGTTGGGGATAATTATGAAAGCGACAACTCGGGTAAGTATGGAAAACCATCTGAGCAGTCATTACACACAACCGAACTTTGTGAATGGCATCCagccaaaagtaaaaaaataacgaAACAGATACACAAATCTGTGAGTGAAACGCCCACAACCCACAAGTTGTATTGTCAAATGCCAGATGCCAAACAATTTGCTAAACTTATTGCAAAGAGTGGCGATACCTCTGTAAAGTTTAGGACCGAGAAAGAGTATTCTGGAGAATCTGGTTCAATTACTTTTACAAAGGATGTTGTTGCCTGGTGGAATACACCAAGAAATGGTGATGTGTTCTTAATCATCGGTGTGAAAGGATGCTCGTCTCCACCGCATGAGTTAATTGGGTTACAGAATCGCAGAATTAATGCAGACTATCAAGCAATGTTTCAAAGATGCTTCTCACACACACCCACATTTTATTATTCAGAGGTGGAGTATTCAGACAAGGTATTTGGTGTTGTTGGTATTCCAAACAGTAAAGGGTCGGGTGAAGTTTGCTGGGCAACTGAAACGAAAGGGGATGACTGGACTCagaataacattttgttttgcgaTGGAGGTACAATAATGCCTGCAAATCAAAAGCACCAAGATCAGATATACAAATGGTTTCACTCAACACCAGACAAAACATCATCGCACAGGAGTTCCAGGAACGGGGAGGATGAAGCATGGGAAGAATTCTTACAGAAATTAGACCTTGAGAACCAACCAAGGCGTAGTTACTGTTTACTGGCGAGTAAGTGTTCCAACGAGACAAGGAACTTACAAGCTTTGGCTAAGTTTTCCTGGCTGCAAGTATGGGATTTTGATCCAGATAGTCGAGAAAGTGGTTTTCTGGCAGTTTGTGAAGCTGACCTCCAGGAGCGGTTAGCTGTCAGGACCTGGAATGATGCCCCACAAGATTCTCTGTCTGAGTCCTTCCTTGAATGGCTATTTGTGAGAGGTCTAACAAAGCGGGAAGACAGTCTAGTTCCATGCAGTGTTAGAGAGTGGGTTTCAAGAGTAGGCAAACATCTTGACAATTACTGTGACTTGCTGAGCACGCATTGTGAAGATAAACCACTGACCATCGTTGTTGTGTGGTATGGGAGCAAAGATATCCTCCGTCATCTGAAGCGCACACTGCAAAAGCTTGATGAACACATAACCAGTGGTATCACCTACATTATATGCATGCAACAGACTCCAGCTGATGATGATAGCTGCAATTTGATGAAGGAACTTTGTCATGAGCTGGAAATTACCAAGGTGATTGAGATATCTCTTGATAGATTGTGTTTTGGAATGTTGAGTATTGTTGATGATCAACCTCATGCAGATATTGTGCGTCATCTACCAGGTAGTGTTGGAAGTATCAGTAACCGTGATTCAAGGTGGCTTCACGAAGAGCTTGAGGTGTTGTACAAAAGTGACGAGCTCTTAAAACAGGGAAATGTTACACCTGGTGAGGTATTTTTAAGAGGCGGAACTCTGAACTGGCAGGAAATGCATATTGGCATCTTTGATGCTAAGCGGAACCTTTTGAAGGAACTGGATGCATTCCTGCAGTGCCGTCTTCACAAAGGTTCTTCTTGTATTGTCACACTCTACCATGAGCCAGGAGCAGGTGGGACAACATTGAGTCGTAGAATACTGTGGGATTTTCATGATCAGTTTCCGTGTGTGTGTGCACTTGCTGATGTTCTTGACCCAAGCAAAATATTCCAAAGGCTAGAGTCCTTATACTGTCAAACCAAAACACCGATTCTGCTTGTTGTGGATGGGCAAGAATCCAGGTTACTCCAAGAATTGTTTGAGATGACTCAAGGTAAGATCCACATTGTCATTCTAAGTGTGCAACGTTATACCAAGGCCATTGGAAATCAAACTCATGCAAAAGATAAGTTTTGGCTCAAAGGAGAGGTTGACAGTTGCGAAGCTCAACGCTTCAATGCAGTCTTTTCCCAGATTACAAAAGGGAGAGTCAAGTTGCAACTGCAGAAACTGGTGAGGGAAGTGGAcgaaaaaacgaaaaaacacTTTGTGTATGAGTTTGGGTTGACAGCCTACAATGAGGATTACAAAGGTCTCAGACCTTACGTGAGAGGGTACTTGGCTCTAAAAAGAAACGAGGCCTTAAACGACTGGCAAACAGCAGTAGGTTACTTGGCTCTGGCTTTCTTTTATGGGCACAAATGCATCCCCTGTAACATTTTTTCACtcctttttggtaaaaaggATACTGAAATCGTGTCTGCCTGTGATGTCTTGACTCACAGTGGCAAACAGTTTGTGCTGGAAGACACACGCAAGTGCACCTGGAGAATAACCCACCATGCTGTGGCCAAGGAGATACTAGAGCAAATACTCACAGAAGGCAGTCCCAGTAATGGAGAGGGTAATGATCTGAGCAATCGGGCAAGAAGAAATTTGAGGGAGTTTGCCAAAGAGTTCTTAACATATGCAAGCAAGAGGCTGAAATACTCCAAACCTGACCCCTCTTCATATTTCATGCGTACATTGAGAGCTATCTTCATCCACCGTGACTACAAAGAGATAGGACAAGATCAGTACAAACGAGAACTTCTGTCGAGGCTGATGTGTGACATCCAAGATACTTCTGAACTGAAGAAGTTAGATCTCATGGAACACCTTGTTAAGTGTTTTCCTTCAGATCCAACCTTTGTTTCTCATTTAGGAAGAGCATGCAATATCTACACCCATGATTTTGAGAAATCTCTCGCACACTTGACCAAGGCAAAAGAACTTCGACAGTTGGAAATAAAGGCTGAGAAATACCACCACAGTGACACAACAAATCAAGGTGAGAGTATGCAAGATGCAATTCTTTGCACAATTTATCACAACCTTGGTAACCTCCAccatgataaaataaaatcactCATTGGTGGTGGGAAACTCAAGGACAGGAAGCATTACATTGGCAAGCCCGATCAGCATGACCTTTTTCGAGAGGTATGTAAGTATGCAAGCTCAGCTATCCACAACTTTAGTACCTGTAGACAGCATCTGAAAAAAGGTATGGATGAAAGTTATGGCTATATTGGAGAAGTCAAAGTTCGTTTGCATATTGCCGACTATGTAGCAACATGCTATGAGCAAGGTGGGTACTACGGATTTCTTACCTCAGAGAACAACAGTGCTGAAGCTAAGGAATTGGTTGAAAGTTGTTTCTCCAGAGTAAATGTTCTGCTAAGACAGTACCAAGATTTAATGAAAACAACTCGGCAGCCTGAAACTGATGAACTTGACTCTTGCCTGAATTGGTTTTCGGCAATATTTGATGATCCAGGTACAGCTTTGAAGTATTGGAAAGGAAGAGAAGACGTGGACAGCTATAGAGGCAAGATAGCCATCTACACATTGAAACACAATGGTAAACGATCAGCTCGCAGAACAACAACTCATATTTTGAACAACATCACATCAGGGGATGATGTTGAGAAAATAGTTGAGCTCTATGAGAAAATCTTCAGGGAAGCTTATAGGAGAAGTATTTCCATTGATGTAAGTGCTGAAGTAAGCGATTGGATTGTTGCCATTCGGAACACGAGTCTTCAATCCACCGTCTACTCGATGTCTGAGAAAGTACTACCACAAGTTAAACATTGCCACAGCCTGACGCCACAGTCCATTATGACTTTGTACTACCTGTATGTTGTCAACACAACTCTAGCTCTTCTGACTCAGAAAAAGGTGTACCTATTAGAGTCAAAAAGCCTTCTGGGGAAAATGGAGGAAAAGAAAACCACTGTAAATCGTATTCACAGGAAGTTTGCCTGGGAATGGCTGAGAACAAACAAGGAGAAAAGCATCCATTGCTTGGTCCACAGGAGCTGTCTAGGTTCATGGAATTCTGAGAAACGCTTCTGGCAAGATGAAAGTGCACATGCCAAATTGCAAGTCTGCACAGGCGTAATCAAATCATGTGAAATGCCATTTCATGGACAAATTGCAATCACCACTGGTGGCCTGCACCAGACTGGTACCACAAGTTCGCTGATTGCTGTGTACGTACCCAAACATTATGGCCTATTTGGGAAGAATTACCTAAACAGAGAGGTAGAGTTCTTCATTGGATTCAACATTGAGCATGGTATTGAAGCATTTAATGTATGTGAACTCAAGAAAGGCCATTGTGACCACTGTAAAATTACAGTCACTGTGTCCAGGCTGAAGCAACGTGTGCGTAAATTATGTCACAAGTGTGGTCACCGTCTTCTTGAAATTTCCTCAACTTGA